The DNA segment agcaagtgtgatatttatcagtggagaccgttttcaacacgtttcatccagtccttctaattgcagagttaagcaggtgctaggctagcgccaagtcaacggtatgtgctagcctgccactaaagacagtcttacccactccaaagtacacccgaggcaaataaattatagcgccagactatcgatgtaaatgtctgtattgacagtgttatttctaacgttattctatccttgcatttcaacgatcgcattacattttgagggactagtttcttagcagcggcggaattatacttgctccggttagtagtactgcgccgaaaagtaaacaataaagcgcactccaatggggatacctagtagtagccttggtaatatcagtccgccgctgagttgcaaaatgactactaactttagggaccaaagtataactattgcaacgcgatgcaagggtagttgtatttcttacactattctatcaacacagacatttacatcgattgtctggaatttgcctcaggtgtactttggagtgggtaagactgtctttagtggcaggctagcacataccattgacttgcgctagcctagcacctgcgaactctgcaattagaaggactggatgaaacgtgctgaaaacggtctccactgataattatcacacttgcttacttggaaataaggtcttatgtccaaaatcctgaaccacccctttaacctCAGCCTCTCTCATGCACTCTCATGAAGCATCCTGGCCATCTACTACAGTACACTATGGTGAAAGCCACGTCACTTTTctaacaacagacacacagcgGGTGAGCATGCAGAATGAACAAATAGCTCCGTTCAGAGAGATGATTAACCAATTCAACACTTCACTGACTTGGGATCACTGAGTGGTTGTAGATGGGTTTGAAGGGAACTTTGGCTTCACATAGTGCACCCGACTGCATCTCTGAAATGCTTATCCCAGTCCAACTTTACAGTAAGACTCCCATAATTAGCCTGGGATCAAAACATtgtgaatatctgtgtgtgtgtgtgttttgtgtgtgtgtgtgtgtgtgtgtgtgtgtgtgtgtgtgtgtgtgtgtgtgtgtgtgtgtgtgtgtgtgtgtgtgtgcatttctttaattgtgtgtagtgtgcagatGGGGATTAGGGATTGGGGGGAGGGGTTGTTATGTTATTTATtgctttctttatttattattattgcttgttattttgtctgtgcAAAGGGGCTCAAGTTAAGACATGATAAGACATGGTATGACACAACACTGACATTTAgttgcgcgcgcacacacacacacacacacacacacacacacacacacacacacacacacaagcacactgtaGGCTCTGTATACATAAGCACACTGTAGGCTCTGTGCTGAATGAATTAAAGATCTGTTGTAAAGTTGTATTACTAAATAAGTGCCGTTCATACAGAGGTGCTGGAACTGGGCTGAATTCATTATTTTGCTTTTCTaaacaaaaaatgtgtcattgtGTAATGGCAGAAAGCTGTTGCATGAATATTGATTAAGTAATTGTCAAAATGAGATGGCTTTATCTCtggcttaaaggaaaattccggtttttagcactttaaggaacttttctggttttgttttggatgaactagagtggtggacaccgacattttgacgataggtcctgtctcgacttttctgactagTTTTttaatcgcctttgacttctcagggtggctggcaatgggcatactgtagtaggctactcaaacatgtcctaaaacaatccttaacgttcgttttcaaaactgtgcaactcaccgagtggttagtggtgttccttgatgttccaaaacaagtagcgtgcGAAAATACAGTTtctttaaaatgttttatttggcattttgtaaaatcccattgatttctgttggaagactcattgcacgttgatagctgcgccaccgtctatgcttcaggttcaaatattcaGCGCGGTTgtgaatagttccacaatagcaaataagacggctggaaatcatacattgcgccgatatttgcttttaataatcaacgaacatgtttgagtagcctactacagtatgcccattgccagccacccagaagtcaaaggcgattcaaaacgagtcggaaaagtcgagacaggaccaatcgtcaaaatttcggtgtccaccactctagttcatccaaaacaaaccagaaaagggccttaaagtgctaaaaaccggaattttcctttaattaaaGGCCACTTGGTTTGCTCTGAACACTTCGGGGATACCACAGACGAAGCTGCACTGATATCATTCAAATAAAGACTATCTGTCCCCTGTTATGGAAACTAGACATTGGGCCTTGATCATCAGTTAAACATAGACCTCTTTAAACATTAAAGATAGCATCAGGCTCTTATGGTTGTAGTTATATTGGTCTTCTCCATTCCACATTTCCTTTATGATAATGCaacattaatgttttttttagttaAAGAATCTGTACTATGCATTTGCGCCACAGAATTATTGAGACCTATGGTCTCGCAGTATTTCATCCTGTTTCAACTCCCTGATTACTCTGTGCATAGATTCAATGGACGACTCAAACTACAAAAAGACCAGACCAGAGTCTAGAACACAAACGAAGCATTCGAAAGGGCGAAAATAAcaatctggtaaaaaaaaaaaaggcaagcCTGAAAAACACTTTTGTCTGTAGTGTTGATCAGGACTGAGTCAGCCTCTAAATTCAGATGCAAATATGGATTGGAGGAGGGCCACTGTGCATGGGGCTACAGATGGCCGCCTATTTTCTTTAGAGTCCTCACTGCGCCTAAAACCAGTGGCCGATATCAATGATATAACCTATCCACGGTGCAAAGAAAGCAGGCTCCCCATGTGATCATGTAAATAGTATTGAGAGTATTGATCTTGAAATGAATGATGCCATGCGAGAGCACTTATGTCACAGGAGAAGACGGAACGCTTTAGGCTTGTCTGGTTAAGCTCTAATAATTATCACGACCCACTGAGATGATACCATGCTGTAAGAATCTAAATGTACATGAGCTACTGTggtttataaataaatgtgtatacTTCACCACAACAATCAAGAAAGGTGTTGAGGTTGAGCGAGGTTTGAAAAGGTCAGTTAATCCTCATCTGAGAGCGTCAAATGTAATCCTGCAGAGCCAGATTCATTCTGTATCTCTCTGCCTCTGGTGAAATAGCACAGCTGCCCCAgaactttcacttaaatgtcgGCGGGAAGGATTTGACATTTCAGTTTTTCAATCAAAATCTGAAAACAGAAATTAAGTGTGGTGATTCAGTAAGATTAAATTGTTCTCTCATGGAGTTGGGGGTAGGATTTAAACCTTGTCTTATTAGCTAAGGATTCCACCACTCTGTACTCCCACTGTTTCACATTTTCAGCCAACTCCAGACATGTTCTTCCCATCTATAATACACCTCATCAAATGTATCCTCCACATCCTCATGCTGTAGTTTACTggcacttttttaaaaaaagttttaaaacaAGTGCCATTTGTTTTAAGTTCATAAAATCAATACTATGCAATGCATATGCAAGTGTGATGATAATACCTAGGTTATCTGAAAAACTGATAGGGTGTTGTTAAAGTCTAGTGGCTATTAGCAAAGTTATTTAAAAAGATGCTTGTGCAATATTTCCTTGTGCAAATGTTATGAAATGTTGTAGGATATGACTCAATGAAATTAGAATTCAGCATTAATGGTCCCTCTGCTGTCTCTGTCTTGTTTTTTAGGGTTTTTCGTTTTAGTGAACGTTCTGCACCTTTTCCTGCGTAATGAGATCCCGCGCTCGGGCGCTCAtgctcacacgctcacacacgccTCATCTCACACACCTCTGCTGGAGGGCAGGCTTTTTAGTAAAGGGGATTTTTCATGTGTCACTGATCTCaggagtttatgtgtgtgagagtgtgtgacgCGCATTATCAGAGTATGTGactatttgcatgtgtgtgtgtgtcggtgtgtctgtgtgtcgcaatgtggtgtgtgtgtgtgatgcaatgtgttttgtgtctgagtctgtgtatgtgtctatgcgTCCAGCATTTCCCAACTCTAGAACACCTTAAGCTCACTAAATATGCTAGTCATTTGTGCTAGTTATTTGaactgatctttttttttacaaaaaaaaaaacatttttaaatgtttttttaaaaatactaaTGCACACGAAACATAACTTATCTATGTGATATATTTACATAACCTAGAGACGTTCTTGTATGTGTCGAAACTACCTTCATGGAAAAAAACAGAGGAAATATTCAAGTTTTCCTTGCAGGATTATTAGTGTCCTTCAGGCCCCCTCGTCCCCTGGTGCATCATAGTGTCGGCtattctctcctgtcctctcccgtTAGTCCCCACAGTCcactgtgtcctgtgtgtgttctcctacTCACCATGACAACCTGCCCTTCTCTTTTTCCAGTGTATCTGTCACACACTCTGTGCTTGTCCAACTCCCCTCTATGGCACTTTGCATTGTtctgcatgttttgttttgttttgttttgttttgttttgttttgtttttggacTCGCGAGACAAACGCCACACAGACGGACTCTAGGAGCGGGGCCATCGTCAGGGTGTCCTAGCGTCGTCAGGGTGTCATATCTCCGACTCGCGGCGGTACGACCTCTGTTCGTGGGGCCGCGGCGTCTGCAGGCGGCTGGTCCGGTCAGGGCTGATGCCGGGCAGCGCGTTCCCCGCCGCCCACCGCCCggctcctctcctgctcctcctcatcctcctcctctcggcTGAGGAAGGCCAGCTCATTCTCGTAGCAGAAGGCGTTGGCGGCCGGCACCAGGTACTTGCTCTCCACCATGTCCTTGGCGCTGCAGCGCGGCGTGCTGGGCACCTCGTAGGTCTTGTGGAAGTGCGAATAGTCCACCTTGTACTGGTTCTTCTCCTCGAAGAGCACCGGCTCGAAGCGGTGGCCCCACAGGATCTCGCTGGCCAGGTAGGAGCTGCGAGCTTGTGCCGTCATGGCCGTGGCCTCCACCATGCCCTCCAGGATGACCACGATCTCGAAGTCGGCGGTCTCCAGGTCCTGCTTGCCGACGCCGTACAGCGGGCTCTCCTCGTCGATCTCGTGCAGGATGGTGAGCGGCGACACCAGGAAGATGCGGTCCAGGCCCTTGTCAAAGCCCACGTTGATGTCCAGCTGGTCCAGCGGGATGTACTCGCCCTCCTCGGTGACGCGTGGCTTGATGAGCTGGGCGCGCACGTGCGCCTCCACGATGTGGCTCTTGCGCAGGTTGCCCACGCGCCACATGAGGCAGAGCTTGCCGTCGCGCATGGCCACCACGGCATTGTGGGAGAAGAGCAGCGTCTGGGCGCGCTTCTTGGGCCGCGCCATCTTGGCCATGATGGCGCCGATCATGAAGCAGTCGATGATGCTGCCCACGATGCTCTGGAAGACCACCAGGAAGACGGCGACCGGACACTCCTCGGTCACGCAGCGGAAGCCATAGCCGATGGTGGTCTGCGTCTCGATGGAGAAAAGGAACGCCGCCACGAAGCCGTTGACCTGCAGCACGCACGGCGTGAAGTTGTCGTCCCCGGCCGGGTTGTCCAGGTCCCCGTGGAAGAGGGCGATGGCCCAGAAGGCCAGTCCGAAGGCCAGCCAGCTCACCACGAACACCAGCGTGAAGACCACCAGCATGTAGCGCCACCGGATGTCCACGCAGGTGGTGAAGATGTCGGCCAGGTAGCGCTGCGACTTCTCGTCCATGTTGGTGAACTGCACGTTGCACTGGCCGTTCTTCTTGACGAAGCGGTTGCGGCTTTTCCGCCGGGCGGTGGATCTTGCCGCTGCGGCTGCTCATGCCGCCACCGCCACTGCGGCATTGTGGTCAGATTTGAGGCCATCCTCCTCAGAGGAGACGATGCTATAACGGCTGATCCTCCCCAcactcatcctccctctctctctctctctctctctctctctttctctctttctcttgctcctcTCTCGCAGTCAGTCACAGTGATGTTCTCTTCCAACCTCTCAGCGGGCTcttcaactttttttttgccgTCACTTCAAttgacagtctctctctcccacacattcaaaaacagtctcttactctgtttttctctctgtctcactgctccctttctctctctctctgtcagtgtcTCTCCTCTGTACGTCAGTCAGGCTGCAGGTCACCCTGTTCTTGGCGTGCGGTGTGgcgcggtgcggtgcggtgccgACCCCCCACACTACCGTCCTCAGGGCTCCATGCCAGTCCCAGTGTGAGGGGCTCTCcggagaggggaagggggagCTGGTCTGTCCAGGAGCCTGCGGGAGATGAGAGAACAGACACCAACACCAGCATCAGACTCTTAAGACTGACAATTAGCCTTCAATTGGCCAGTCATCCTTCTCATTAGCATGCTGACACATTTTAAAAGGAGAGCAttttcaacagcaacagcaacagaaacagaagagatataattctgtggaaataaattcaaataaaGTTTTAGTCttagtgtgtgcatacatgtgtgtgtgcacacatgtgtgtgtgtgtgtgtgtgtgtgtgtgtgtgtgtgtgtgtgtgtgtgtgtgtgtgtgtgtgtgtgtgttggatcccTTGGTCTTGTTTGGGAAACTGCATAATTGATGATGGACTCACTGGCTTCTACAAGGCACAGTACAAAACAAGAGTGTAAGCGGTATCAGatgacatgcatacacacccatacacacccacacacatactcatacaagGAGTCTCAAAGCTACACAGTTCGAGGCGCTCAGAGCTTGTTTATTACAGAAAATGTATATCTCCATGGTACTTAAACAGAATGATACTGCTTAGATATTAAGTGAGAGGAAAGTTgaatacaaacatgcacaaatacatttCTTTTAGGGAGTTTAGGGAGCCATTGCTGGAATAAGATTTTTTCCAGCATGTTGACCTATCTgtgcatctgtgcgtgtgtgtgtgtgtgtgtgtgtgtgtgtgtgtgtgtgtgtgtgtgtgtgtgtgtatgtgtgtgggtgtgtgtctgtctgtctgtatgtttgtgtgtgtgtgtgtgtgtgtgcgtgtgtgtgtgtgcgtgtgtgtgtgtgtttgcctgtgggGTCCTAAGAGAATACCTCTATAGTGCAACATCAGCCCTGGGAGCAGATGGCCCAGGGGGAGCCGAGGGGAGTTAGAGGGGAGCTatgggcacagagagagagaactaacaGAGACTCAAAGAGATGGATGAAAAGCTACAAAGGCCTCGAACCACCAGAAtgtgctggggtgtgtgtgtgtgtgtgtgtgtgtgtgtgtgtgtgtgtgtgtgtgtgtgtgtgtgtgtgtgtgtgtgtgtgtgtgtgtgtgtgtgtgtgtgtgtgtgtgtgtgtgtgtgtgtgtgtgtgtgtgtgtgtgtttgtgaatgtgtgtgtaggtgttgttGGCAGGTCTGCCCTAAAAACCATGACATGTAGCCAGCCTTTTTCATCTTAATTTGTCTGACCTCCTTCTCATGAAACTGCCATCTTATTAATCACACAACAACCTGCAGTATGGCTGCACCCCCTGAGAACACGCAGAGACATTTACCAAGCGGCATGCTAACTTCATCATGCCTGTCAGCATTATTTAGAGAAGCTATAACACACCTTTGGGTCATGATGCTGCAGAGATAAAGGGATTATCAGCCAGCTCTACAACAGTGGTTTCAACAGTCAGGTCCCACACCAGTCAAGTTTTTCTAGAATATTCTCTGCTACCTTCAAAATGATTCATTTGGATCTACCATATCTAGGTTAATTAGATGGTGCAATCAAATATAAACTATTTAATGGAGAATTCTGTTTCCTTGGTAAGTAATATACCTGACTCAGAGGGTTCAACAGGGTTGTCTACTCAAGGTTTGCCACGGTGGAAACCTGGTGATGGTGAGCAGCAGCTTGCGTTCA comes from the Alosa alosa isolate M-15738 ecotype Scorff River chromosome 22, AALO_Geno_1.1, whole genome shotgun sequence genome and includes:
- the kcnj12a gene encoding LOW QUALITY PROTEIN: ATP-sensitive inward rectifier potassium channel 12 (The sequence of the model RefSeq protein was modified relative to this genomic sequence to represent the inferred CDS: inserted 2 bases in 1 codon; substituted 1 base at 1 genomic stop codon) gives rise to the protein MSVGRISRYSIVSSEEDGLKSDHNAAVAVAAXAAAAARSTARRKSRNRFVKKNGQCNVQFTNMDEKSQRYLADIFTTCVDIRWRYMLVVFTLVFVVSWLAFGLAFWAIALFHGDLDNPAGDDNFTPCVLQVNGFVAAFLFSIETQTTIGYGFRCVTEECPVAVFLVVFQSIVGSIIDCFMIGAIMAKMARPKKRAQTLLFSHNAVVAMRDGKLCLMWRVGNLRKSHIVEAHVRAQLIKPRVTEEGEYIPLDQLDINVGFDKGLDRIFLVSPLTILHEIDEESPLYGVGKQDLETADFEIVVILEGMVEATAMTAQARSSYLASEILWGHRFEPVLFEEKNQYKVDYSHFHKTYEVPSTPRCSAKDMVESKYLVPAANAFCYENELAFLSREEEDEEEQERSRAVGGGXNALPGISPDRTSRLQTPRPHEQRSYRRESEI